One segment of Comamonas thiooxydans DNA contains the following:
- a CDS encoding helix-turn-helix transcriptional regulator — MAVAHLPLMLQERLPALIAAIYESALEPARWQGFLALFGEALRSPASVIWANDFAQRTVDLDGGFGTFGASQGFAAAELESFAAHYCQCNVWLQDQSLHRPGTVVNSSTLFPDRSLPGTEWYGDWLQPQDLFYSCAAVVDNQHDRSFNITVVRPHAVGAYSAEELGLVQQLMPHLQTAFAMHRRLYRTQALLNASLAVLEDLPLGVVLLDERATVMHASTRALRLMEQSQLMYRRADESLHATNAADQRWLQKAMRDCVATGVGKGQQHGRASRFTGLAGQQLQVMVSPLPVHSSPYGERSAAMLLISDPALSIPSLQELLRNLYRLTLAEAQLAQALINGWTLQEFAERQGLSIHTARSQFKSAAVKVGVGRQADFVRVLLTGPALLRWRE; from the coding sequence ATGGCGGTAGCGCATCTGCCTTTGATGTTGCAGGAACGGTTGCCCGCATTGATTGCGGCCATCTACGAGTCGGCACTGGAGCCGGCGCGCTGGCAGGGCTTTCTGGCCTTGTTCGGTGAGGCCCTGCGTTCACCGGCCAGCGTGATCTGGGCCAACGACTTCGCGCAGCGGACGGTGGATCTGGACGGGGGCTTCGGCACTTTCGGCGCCAGTCAGGGCTTTGCCGCCGCCGAACTCGAAAGCTTTGCCGCGCACTACTGTCAGTGCAATGTCTGGCTGCAGGACCAGAGCCTGCATAGACCGGGCACGGTGGTGAATTCCTCCACCCTGTTTCCCGACCGCAGCCTGCCGGGTACCGAATGGTATGGCGACTGGCTGCAGCCTCAGGATCTGTTCTATTCCTGCGCGGCCGTGGTCGACAACCAGCACGATCGCTCGTTCAATATCACCGTCGTCAGGCCGCATGCGGTGGGGGCCTACAGCGCCGAAGAGCTGGGCCTTGTGCAGCAACTCATGCCGCATCTGCAGACCGCCTTTGCGATGCACCGACGCCTGTACCGCACCCAGGCATTGCTCAATGCGTCGCTGGCCGTGCTGGAGGATCTGCCGCTGGGCGTGGTTCTTCTGGACGAACGTGCGACCGTGATGCATGCCAGCACACGGGCCTTGCGCCTGATGGAGCAAAGCCAGCTGATGTATCGCAGGGCCGACGAGAGCCTGCATGCCACCAATGCCGCAGACCAGCGCTGGCTGCAGAAAGCCATGCGGGACTGTGTGGCCACGGGGGTGGGCAAGGGGCAGCAGCACGGCCGGGCCAGCCGCTTCACGGGGCTGGCCGGACAGCAGTTGCAGGTCATGGTGTCGCCCTTGCCCGTACACAGCAGTCCCTATGGCGAACGCAGTGCCGCCATGCTGCTGATCAGCGACCCGGCACTGAGCATTCCCTCGCTGCAGGAGTTGCTGCGCAATCTGTACCGGCTCACGCTGGCAGAAGCTCAACTGGCCCAGGCGCTGATCAACGGCTGGACCCTGCAGGAGTTCGCCGAGAGGCAAGGCCTGTCCATCCATACCGCGCGTTCGCAGTTCAAATCGGCGGCGGTCAAGGTCGGCGTGGGGCGGCAGGCTGATTTCGTGCGGGTGCTGCTCACGGGTCCCGCCCTGCTGCGCTGGCGCGAGTGA
- a CDS encoding GspE/PulE family protein → MRYPLPYGFARSSQLLIEDDGQEPVLWHGPQPDWSAISEVQRKHAVQRWQLLDSGALAHRISAAYAQSDSSAAMVVSEVESDADLTRMMQDLPAVEDLLETADDAPIIRMLNALLTQAARDGASDIHIEPYERHSSVRFRVDGDLREVVQPNRALHAALISRLKIMADLDIAEKRLPQDGRISLRLGTRAIDVRVSTLPSAHGERAVLRLLDKSESKLSLEAVGMGGETLRRFTHLTAQPHGIVLVTGPTGSGKTTTLYAALQRMDASHSNIMTVEDPIEYELAGVGQTQVNAKIELTFAKALRALLRQDPDVIMIGEIRDFETAQIAIQASLTGHLVLATLHTNDAPSAVTRLIDMGVEPFLLSSSLLGVLAQRLVRKVDQSEPSGYRGRTGIFELLAVDDAIRAQIHRGASEAEIRETAMAAGMQLMREDGERLVREGITTQAEVMRVTRD, encoded by the coding sequence ATGCGCTACCCCCTGCCCTATGGCTTTGCCCGCAGCAGCCAGTTGCTGATCGAGGATGACGGCCAGGAGCCCGTGCTCTGGCATGGTCCGCAACCCGACTGGTCGGCCATCTCCGAAGTGCAGCGCAAGCATGCGGTGCAACGCTGGCAGTTGCTGGACAGCGGCGCTCTGGCCCACCGCATCAGCGCGGCCTATGCGCAAAGCGACTCCAGCGCGGCCATGGTGGTCAGCGAGGTCGAGTCCGATGCCGATCTGACGCGCATGATGCAGGACCTGCCAGCTGTGGAGGACTTGCTGGAAACCGCCGACGACGCCCCCATCATCCGCATGCTCAATGCCCTGCTCACGCAGGCGGCACGCGACGGCGCTTCGGACATCCACATCGAGCCCTACGAGCGCCATTCCAGCGTGCGCTTTCGCGTGGACGGCGATCTGCGCGAGGTGGTGCAGCCCAATCGCGCCCTGCACGCCGCCCTGATCAGCCGCCTGAAGATCATGGCCGACCTGGACATCGCCGAGAAGCGTCTGCCCCAGGACGGGCGCATCAGCCTGCGCCTGGGCACGCGAGCCATTGACGTGCGCGTCTCCACCCTGCCCAGCGCCCACGGCGAGCGCGCCGTGCTGCGCCTGCTGGACAAGAGCGAGAGCAAGCTCAGCCTGGAAGCCGTGGGCATGGGCGGCGAGACGCTCAGGCGCTTCACCCATCTCACGGCGCAGCCGCACGGCATCGTGCTGGTCACCGGGCCCACGGGCTCGGGCAAGACCACCACGCTCTACGCCGCGCTGCAGCGCATGGACGCCAGCCACAGCAACATCATGACGGTGGAAGACCCCATCGAATATGAGCTGGCCGGCGTGGGCCAGACCCAGGTCAACGCCAAGATCGAGCTGACCTTTGCCAAGGCCTTGCGCGCCCTGCTGCGCCAGGACCCGGACGTGATCATGATCGGCGAAATCCGCGACTTCGAAACCGCGCAGATCGCCATCCAGGCTTCGCTCACCGGCCACCTGGTACTGGCCACGCTGCACACCAATGACGCACCCAGCGCCGTCACCCGCCTGATCGACATGGGGGTCGAGCCCTTTCTGCTGTCGTCCTCGCTGCTGGGGGTGCTGGCGCAGCGCCTGGTACGCAAGGTCGACCAGAGCGAGCCCAGCGGCTACCGGGGCCGGACCGGCATCTTCGAGTTGCTGGCGGTGGACGACGCCATTCGCGCCCAGATCCATCGCGGCGCCAGCGAGGCCGAGATCCGCGAGACTGCCATGGCGGCAGGCATGCAGCTCATGCGCGAGGATGGCGAACGCCTGGTGCGCGAAGGCATCACCACCCAGGCCGAGGTCATGCGCGTCACGCGGGACTGA
- the gspD gene encoding type II secretion system secretin GspD, which yields MTQHSRTAWQNTLHSIAVASLAVCISAPIHAQTQSGQANATPSLRPGEPVTLNFTNADIEAVSRAMAAITNRNVVVDPRVKGQITLLTDKAVSPATAYQQYLAALRMQGFTVTESAGLFKVIPEADAKLQSSEVSVGQGGRGSQAGGGQIVTQIFKLNYENANNLVPVLRPLISPNNTINVNPGNNSLIITDYADNLQRISRIIASTDVSNATEVEVISLRHAVAADMVALVNRLMEGGSATAAGVIQAGAGAAAGQADTSFRTSILAEPRSNSVLIRAANPAKLSQIRSLIARLDQPAMTGNGDDGNIHVVYLKNADAVSLAATLRAAINAQTSASTALGGQPGMTAAAGSTTNAASSQPVISRGTDGSATVGLGGGNSGPSSRFGTAQQPSTGGMIQADPTTNSLIITAPGPLYRQLRTVIDKLDGRRAQVLIEALIVEVSADKAAQLGVQWSSVIRNNGRVLGVLGNGTSISGISNIFGLSGAVGNLVNGTPLTDSQASAIGGMKGMNLGFTQNVNGNTSLGALVNLMQGDGDTNILSTPNLMTLDNEEASIMVGENVPFPTGSYTNTAGTSGSVNPFTTYERKDVGTLLKIRPQINENGTIKMAVYQENSAVKQGTANAQSGATTTKRSIESNVLVEDGAIVVLGGLIADEYSQSQERVPLLGDIPLLGNLFRNTSRERKKTNLMVFLRPTVLRDANSTSQLSQDRYESIRGMQQTVQPDPNLLMRNVNAAPLLPASSGAAPASAPNVTIVPGAKPEIVDFTRPGQPTVNGQPVTVTPVTPATLPPGTL from the coding sequence ATGACTCAGCATTCACGCACCGCCTGGCAAAACACACTGCATTCGATAGCTGTTGCCTCGCTTGCCGTCTGCATTTCAGCACCTATTCATGCTCAAACCCAGAGCGGACAAGCGAATGCCACTCCTAGTCTGCGACCAGGCGAGCCGGTCACGCTGAACTTCACCAATGCCGATATCGAGGCCGTGTCGCGCGCCATGGCCGCCATCACCAATCGCAACGTGGTGGTGGATCCACGCGTCAAGGGCCAGATCACGCTGCTGACCGACAAGGCCGTCTCGCCTGCCACTGCCTATCAGCAATACCTGGCGGCACTGCGCATGCAGGGCTTCACAGTGACGGAGTCGGCAGGTCTGTTCAAGGTGATTCCCGAAGCCGATGCCAAGCTGCAGTCCAGCGAGGTCTCCGTCGGTCAGGGCGGACGCGGCAGTCAGGCTGGCGGCGGACAGATCGTCACGCAGATCTTCAAGCTCAACTACGAGAACGCCAACAATCTGGTGCCCGTGCTGCGGCCGCTGATCAGCCCCAACAACACCATCAACGTCAACCCCGGCAACAACTCGCTGATCATCACCGACTACGCGGACAATCTGCAGCGCATCTCGCGCATCATCGCCAGCACCGATGTATCCAACGCCACCGAGGTGGAAGTCATCTCGCTGCGCCATGCCGTGGCAGCCGACATGGTGGCCCTGGTCAACCGTCTGATGGAAGGCGGCTCTGCCACCGCCGCCGGCGTGATCCAGGCAGGAGCCGGCGCGGCAGCAGGTCAGGCGGACACCAGTTTCCGCACCTCCATACTGGCCGAGCCGCGCAGCAACTCGGTGCTGATCCGTGCGGCCAACCCGGCCAAGCTGTCACAGATCCGCTCGCTGATCGCGCGTCTGGACCAGCCGGCCATGACGGGCAACGGTGACGACGGCAACATCCATGTGGTGTATCTCAAGAACGCCGACGCGGTGTCCCTGGCCGCCACGCTGCGTGCCGCCATCAACGCCCAGACCAGTGCCAGCACCGCCCTGGGCGGCCAGCCGGGCATGACGGCAGCCGCCGGCTCGACCACGAATGCAGCCAGCTCCCAGCCCGTGATTTCACGCGGCACGGACGGCAGCGCTACCGTAGGCCTGGGCGGTGGCAACAGCGGCCCCAGCTCACGCTTTGGCACGGCCCAGCAACCTTCCACGGGCGGCATGATCCAGGCCGACCCCACGACCAACTCGCTGATCATCACCGCCCCTGGCCCGCTGTACCGTCAATTGCGCACCGTCATCGACAAGCTCGACGGCCGCCGCGCCCAGGTGCTAATCGAAGCACTGATTGTCGAAGTCTCCGCCGACAAGGCCGCCCAGCTCGGCGTGCAATGGAGCTCGGTGATCCGCAACAACGGCCGCGTACTGGGCGTGCTCGGCAACGGCACTTCCATCAGCGGCATTTCGAACATCTTCGGCCTGTCGGGTGCCGTGGGCAATCTGGTCAACGGCACGCCCCTCACCGACAGTCAGGCCTCGGCGATCGGCGGCATGAAGGGCATGAACCTGGGCTTCACCCAGAACGTCAACGGCAACACCAGCCTGGGTGCCCTGGTCAACCTGATGCAGGGCGACGGCGACACCAACATTCTCTCCACGCCCAATCTGATGACGCTGGACAACGAGGAGGCCAGCATCATGGTGGGCGAGAACGTGCCCTTCCCCACAGGCTCCTACACCAACACCGCCGGCACCTCGGGCTCGGTCAATCCCTTCACTACCTATGAGCGCAAGGATGTGGGTACGCTGCTCAAGATCCGTCCGCAGATCAACGAGAACGGCACTATCAAGATGGCCGTCTACCAGGAGAACTCGGCAGTCAAGCAGGGCACAGCGAATGCACAGTCCGGTGCCACCACCACCAAACGCTCCATCGAGTCGAATGTACTGGTCGAGGACGGTGCCATCGTGGTGCTGGGCGGCCTGATTGCCGACGAATACAGCCAGAGCCAGGAACGCGTGCCGCTGCTGGGCGACATTCCCTTGCTGGGCAATCTGTTCCGCAACACCAGCCGCGAGCGCAAGAAAACCAATCTGATGGTGTTTCTGCGCCCCACGGTGTTGCGTGACGCCAACTCCACCAGCCAGCTTTCGCAGGACCGCTATGAGTCCATTCGCGGCATGCAGCAAACCGTGCAGCCCGACCCCAATCTGCTGATGCGCAATGTCAATGCCGCGCCCTTGCTGCCCGCATCCAGCGGTGCTGCACCGGCAAGCGCGCCCAATGTGACCATCGTTCCCGGGGCCAAGCCCGAGATCGTGGACTTCACGCGCCCTGGCCAGCCCACGGTGAACGGCCAGCCTGTGACCGTGACGCCTGTGACGCCCGCCACCCTGCCCCCGGGCACCCTGTAA
- the gspN gene encoding type II secretion system protein N — translation MKLSRSRPASQALRRQRDAGDPRSPRRWAVGGALLGALLTVLIQAPAAWLAAGVQSATANQVQLQEPRGTLWRGSARLVLTGGKDSQDQSSLPTRLNWTLRPGLSGASISLQSDCCTDTPLLAQLQPGWNAMTVRVKDSVLQLPADLLAGLGTPWNTVALQGQLRLSTVGLTLQYRAGRANSQGLTRLEALAVSSRLSSLKPLGSYRLDIQGGDNAQLNLTTLGGDLQLSGQGQWVGSRLHFRGEASASPEREAALSNLLNILGRRQGARSIITFG, via the coding sequence ATGAAACTGTCCCGATCACGCCCCGCCAGCCAAGCCCTGCGCAGACAGCGCGATGCAGGCGATCCGCGTTCGCCGCGCCGCTGGGCAGTGGGCGGTGCCTTGCTGGGTGCTCTGCTGACGGTACTGATCCAGGCCCCGGCGGCCTGGCTGGCGGCCGGCGTGCAATCTGCCACCGCCAACCAGGTACAGCTGCAGGAGCCGCGCGGCACGCTCTGGCGTGGCTCGGCCAGGCTGGTGCTCACGGGCGGCAAGGACAGCCAGGACCAGAGCAGCCTGCCCACTCGCCTGAACTGGACATTGCGACCCGGGCTGAGCGGCGCCAGCATCAGCCTGCAAAGCGATTGCTGCACCGACACGCCTTTGCTGGCTCAGTTGCAGCCGGGCTGGAACGCCATGACGGTGCGCGTCAAGGACAGCGTGCTGCAGCTGCCAGCCGACCTGTTGGCCGGCCTTGGCACGCCCTGGAACACCGTGGCCCTGCAGGGCCAGTTGCGCCTGTCCACCGTCGGGCTGACACTGCAATATCGCGCCGGCCGGGCCAACAGCCAGGGGCTGACGCGGCTCGAAGCCCTGGCCGTATCGTCCAGGCTGTCGTCGCTCAAGCCCCTGGGCAGCTACCGCCTCGATATACAGGGCGGAGACAATGCCCAGCTGAATCTGACCACGCTGGGCGGCGACCTGCAGCTCAGCGGCCAGGGCCAATGGGTGGGCTCGCGCCTGCATTTCAGGGGCGAAGCCTCTGCCAGCCCCGAGCGCGAAGCCGCTCTGTCGAATTTGCTCAATATCTTGGGGCGCCGCCAGGGTGCGCGCTCCATCATCACCTTTGGTTGA
- the gspM gene encoding type II secretion system protein GspM gives MKQKNALNAALAPLRQRWSALAQREQNLLLIAASVVLLALLWWVALAPAVHSLRTAPARHAAAERELQNMLQMQAQAELLRQQPQGNSTDARTQLEQSLKTELGSSAQLQWLGDRAQVSLSNAAAPALARWLAQVRDNSHASVAEMKLNRVLGESVDGAAVTRWSGNLLLDLPGNAGGQN, from the coding sequence ATGAAGCAGAAAAACGCCTTGAACGCCGCATTGGCTCCGCTGCGCCAGCGCTGGAGCGCCCTGGCCCAGCGCGAACAGAATCTGTTGCTGATCGCCGCCAGCGTCGTGCTGCTGGCCCTGCTCTGGTGGGTGGCGCTGGCACCGGCCGTGCACAGCCTGCGCACGGCCCCCGCGCGCCATGCGGCAGCGGAGCGCGAGCTGCAGAACATGCTGCAGATGCAGGCCCAGGCCGAGCTACTGCGCCAGCAGCCGCAGGGCAATAGCACCGATGCGCGCACGCAGCTGGAGCAGTCGCTCAAGACCGAACTCGGCAGCAGCGCACAGTTGCAGTGGCTGGGCGACCGTGCCCAGGTCAGCCTGAGCAATGCCGCCGCTCCCGCCCTGGCCCGCTGGCTAGCCCAGGTGCGTGATAACAGCCATGCCTCGGTGGCCGAGATGAAGCTCAACCGCGTCCTCGGCGAAAGCGTCGACGGCGCCGCCGTCACGCGCTGGAGCGGCAATCTGCTGCTCGATTTGCCCGGCAACGCGGGCGGGCAGAACTGA
- the gspL gene encoding type II secretion system protein GspL, which produces MSTLLIQLSAKPANSATEYLYVVSDDGQSILRSGQAAASLLPATGRTTQVTAVIPAAQLSWHAVTLPLGLNVQSRRQQRLRAVLEGLLEEKLLDEPAAMHLALDAGSATGQTCWVAACNKGWLQSHLQALEQQGHAASRLVPEQWPSSKAQLLLSGDSTQPQLSATGLDEQACLVVLPQHADAGLLQPLLARLPEDLPVLAEPHLAHSAETLQRPVSIFTAAQRLLQSHGYAGDLAQFDLDLGGSTRAKRRLLDAWHGFAKAPQWRAARWAAGIAVVAQLAGLNAWAFRENRAIELRQQQAKQVLQTTFPHVPVIIDAPVQMQRELDLLRSNSGALSASDLEALLATSASIQGVQNAKSLQYQDKQLRISGLDLSPEALGDAQQSLQANGYMLQREGTDLVLSAKARP; this is translated from the coding sequence ATGAGCACATTGCTAATACAGCTGTCGGCGAAGCCCGCCAACTCCGCCACGGAATATCTATACGTCGTCAGCGACGATGGCCAAAGCATTCTGCGCAGCGGCCAGGCTGCGGCGTCCCTGCTGCCGGCCACGGGCCGCACGACCCAGGTCACCGCCGTCATCCCGGCAGCTCAGCTGTCCTGGCATGCCGTCACCTTGCCTTTGGGACTGAATGTACAAAGCCGGCGCCAGCAGCGTCTGCGCGCCGTGCTCGAGGGTTTGCTGGAAGAAAAACTGCTCGATGAGCCAGCCGCCATGCACCTGGCACTGGACGCTGGCTCGGCGACGGGTCAGACCTGCTGGGTGGCCGCCTGCAACAAGGGCTGGCTGCAATCCCATCTGCAGGCCCTGGAGCAGCAGGGTCATGCCGCCAGCCGCCTGGTGCCCGAACAATGGCCAAGCAGCAAGGCCCAGCTGCTTCTGTCGGGCGACAGCACCCAGCCCCAGTTGAGCGCCACCGGACTGGATGAACAGGCCTGCCTCGTCGTCCTGCCCCAGCATGCCGATGCCGGCCTGTTGCAGCCACTGCTGGCTCGCCTGCCCGAGGATCTGCCAGTGCTGGCCGAACCCCACCTGGCACACAGCGCGGAGACACTGCAGCGCCCGGTCAGTATCTTCACCGCCGCCCAGCGGCTGCTGCAAAGCCATGGCTACGCCGGCGACCTGGCCCAGTTCGATCTGGACCTGGGCGGCAGCACCCGCGCCAAGCGGCGCCTGCTCGATGCCTGGCATGGTTTTGCCAAGGCCCCGCAATGGCGCGCTGCACGCTGGGCAGCTGGCATTGCCGTCGTCGCCCAACTGGCCGGACTCAACGCCTGGGCTTTCAGGGAAAACCGTGCCATCGAACTGCGCCAGCAGCAGGCCAAGCAGGTGCTTCAGACCACCTTCCCTCACGTGCCCGTCATCATCGATGCTCCGGTACAGATGCAACGCGAACTGGATCTGCTGCGCAGCAACTCCGGCGCACTGTCCGCCAGCGACCTTGAAGCCCTGCTGGCTACAAGCGCCAGCATTCAGGGCGTGCAGAATGCCAAGAGCCTGCAATACCAGGACAAGCAGCTGCGTATCTCGGGCCTGGACCTGAGTCCCGAAGCACTGGGCGACGCACAGCAAAGTCTGCAGGCCAATGGCTATATGCTGCAACGCGAAGGAACAGATCTGGTGCTGAGTGCAAAGGCTAGGCCATGA
- the gspK gene encoding type II secretion system minor pseudopilin GspK encodes MKSPLSRFAPSHPIAAGRPLLGVSGLGRSSFRRTRQRGAALLAAMLTVVLVATLASAALWQQWRDVEIETAERNRVQANWLLLGALDWSRVVLQEDSRANRSNPVDHLGEPWAVPLKEARLSTFLAAKNNVSQVDDGLADMQDAFLSGEIVDLQSRLNLRNLLSGADSSVKEENLKPFLRLFERLGLPGSSAMQIATALQQAMRGKSQTAPLMPRTVGQLGWLGVDPRIIARIEPYVSLLPERTMVNLNTASAEVIWASTEDLDWARANQLVQLRGASPFKSLNAAAAAIGLSGVFNSATHSVTTSYFEARGRLRLGDNVLSQRSLIQRKGMSVTTLWQEHADWGMPAVARP; translated from the coding sequence ATGAAATCCCCCCTGAGTCGCTTCGCGCCTTCCCACCCCATCGCTGCGGGGCGGCCCTTGCTCGGGGTTTCCGGCTTGGGGCGCTCCAGTTTCAGGCGCACGCGCCAGCGCGGTGCAGCGTTGCTGGCGGCCATGCTGACGGTGGTGCTGGTTGCTACCCTGGCCTCGGCCGCGCTCTGGCAGCAATGGCGCGATGTTGAAATCGAGACCGCCGAACGCAATCGCGTGCAGGCCAACTGGTTGCTGCTGGGTGCGCTGGACTGGTCGCGCGTGGTGCTGCAGGAGGACTCGCGCGCCAACCGCAGCAACCCGGTCGATCATCTGGGCGAGCCCTGGGCGGTGCCGCTGAAGGAGGCTCGCCTGTCCACATTTCTGGCAGCCAAGAACAATGTCAGCCAGGTCGATGACGGTCTTGCCGACATGCAGGACGCTTTTCTCTCGGGCGAGATCGTGGATCTGCAGTCGCGCCTGAATCTGCGCAATCTGCTCAGCGGGGCCGATTCGAGCGTGAAGGAGGAAAACCTCAAGCCTTTTCTGCGCCTGTTCGAGCGCCTGGGCCTGCCCGGCAGCTCCGCCATGCAGATCGCCACGGCCTTGCAGCAAGCCATGCGCGGCAAGAGCCAGACAGCGCCGCTGATGCCGCGCACGGTCGGGCAGCTGGGCTGGCTGGGCGTCGATCCGCGCATCATCGCGCGCATCGAGCCCTATGTCTCACTGTTGCCCGAGCGCACCATGGTCAATCTCAACACGGCCAGCGCCGAGGTCATCTGGGCCAGCACCGAGGATCTGGACTGGGCCCGTGCCAACCAGCTGGTGCAGTTGCGCGGCGCCTCGCCTTTCAAGTCCCTGAATGCAGCGGCTGCGGCCATAGGCCTGAGCGGCGTCTTCAACAGTGCCACACACTCCGTGACCACCAGCTATTTCGAAGCCCGCGGTCGTCTGCGCCTCGGGGACAACGTCTTGAGTCAGCGCTCACTGATTCAGCGCAAGGGCATGAGCGTGACTACCCTGTGGCAAGAGCATGCCGACTGGGGTATGCCCGCAGTTGCCAGACCCTGA
- a CDS encoding prepilin-type N-terminal cleavage/methylation domain-containing protein, whose translation MSSMRNRSQGFTLIELLVALAAMALLSIMSWRGIDGMLRAQEVTREQGEQHAVMQTVLAQWNADLNALMPLQGRQVLDWDGQVLRLTRKTSAAVDNGALIVAWSRRNVDGRFQWVRWQSLPARTVSEWNDAWNQAAQWGRNPSSDQMRRETVLIPLDLWRVYYYRSNAWTNPQSSDQGDDDGSSVGSDGNAVLPTVPDGIRIELTLPPGRALNGVMTVDWVNPLRSNSRS comes from the coding sequence ATGAGCAGCATGCGCAACAGAAGCCAAGGTTTCACGCTGATCGAGCTGCTGGTGGCCCTGGCCGCCATGGCTTTGCTGTCCATCATGAGCTGGCGCGGCATCGACGGCATGCTGAGAGCGCAGGAGGTGACGCGCGAGCAGGGCGAGCAGCACGCCGTCATGCAGACCGTGCTGGCCCAGTGGAATGCCGACCTCAACGCGCTGATGCCGCTGCAGGGTCGCCAGGTGCTGGACTGGGACGGCCAGGTGCTGCGCCTGACGCGCAAGACCAGTGCCGCCGTCGACAACGGGGCGCTCATCGTGGCCTGGAGCCGACGCAATGTGGACGGCCGCTTCCAATGGGTGCGCTGGCAATCGCTGCCCGCGCGCACGGTCAGCGAATGGAACGATGCCTGGAACCAGGCGGCCCAATGGGGCCGCAACCCCTCCAGCGACCAGATGCGCCGCGAGACCGTGCTGATCCCGCTTGATCTGTGGCGCGTCTACTACTACCGCAGCAACGCCTGGACCAACCCGCAGTCCAGCGATCAGGGCGACGATGACGGCAGCAGCGTCGGCAGCGACGGCAATGCCGTGCTGCCGACGGTGCCCGACGGCATACGCATCGAGCTGACCCTGCCGCCCGGCCGCGCGCTCAACGGCGTGATGACGGTGGACTGGGTCAACCCGCTGCGCTCCAACTCACGATCATGA
- the gspI gene encoding type II secretion system minor pseudopilin GspI: protein MKPAQQQRGFTLIEVLVAVGIVGITLLAGLQASSALTRNAQRQSDVILAQLCAQNELVRLRLFNQMPAVGDTTIQCQQAGRQMQVQLSVRPTPNPSFRRVDAQVFSEAAAVLRVSTIVGRY, encoded by the coding sequence ATGAAGCCCGCCCAGCAGCAACGCGGCTTCACGCTGATCGAGGTACTGGTCGCGGTCGGTATCGTCGGCATCACCCTGCTGGCTGGACTTCAGGCCAGCAGCGCCCTGACGCGCAATGCCCAGCGCCAGTCCGACGTCATCCTGGCCCAGCTATGCGCACAGAACGAACTGGTGCGACTGCGCCTGTTCAATCAGATGCCTGCCGTCGGCGACACCACCATCCAGTGCCAGCAGGCCGGCAGACAGATGCAGGTACAGCTCAGCGTGCGCCCCACGCCCAATCCCAGTTTCAGGCGCGTGGATGCTCAGGTGTTTTCCGAAGCGGCTGCGGTGCTGCGCGTCTCTACCATTGTCGGTCGCTACTGA
- a CDS encoding prepilin-type N-terminal cleavage/methylation domain-containing protein, giving the protein MLARSVTGTAHQGRPAAQAAAPRRGRRTTLQGGFTLLELLVVISIMALATAGVSLAIRDSGEQQLEREAQRLATLLESARAQARTNGTLVVWRPMPQGFRFEGLPPNVKMPTQWLQTPVLVQPNTPVVLGPEPLIPRQSITLSLPGSSSAPLQLATDGLRPFSIQSQQVTP; this is encoded by the coding sequence ATGCTGGCGCGCTCGGTCACAGGGACGGCCCACCAGGGGCGCCCCGCTGCACAGGCGGCCGCCCCCCGCAGAGGAAGGCGCACAACGCTTCAGGGAGGCTTCACACTCTTGGAGTTGCTGGTGGTCATCTCCATCATGGCACTGGCAACGGCCGGCGTGAGCTTGGCCATACGAGACAGCGGAGAGCAGCAGCTGGAGCGCGAAGCCCAGCGCCTGGCCACGCTGCTGGAGTCGGCACGCGCCCAGGCCCGCACCAACGGCACGCTGGTGGTCTGGCGCCCGATGCCGCAGGGCTTCCGGTTTGAAGGCCTGCCACCCAACGTCAAGATGCCCACGCAATGGCTTCAGACTCCTGTGCTGGTGCAGCCCAATACACCCGTGGTGCTGGGGCCGGAGCCGCTGATTCCAAGGCAGAGCATTACCTTGTCGCTGCCCGGCAGCAGCTCGGCGCCGCTGCAACTGGCCACCGACGGGCTGCGCCCGTTCAGCATTCAAAGCCAGCAGGTGACGCCATGA